In one Epinephelus lanceolatus isolate andai-2023 chromosome 19, ASM4190304v1, whole genome shotgun sequence genomic region, the following are encoded:
- the uap1l1 gene encoding UDP-N-acetylhexosamine pyrophosphorylase-like protein 1 — protein sequence MLSLEQVKQSLESAGQSHVLQFWPELCEVERDTLLQELSQLDLKGLKEHCEGAAGAAASPSDSLDQHIEPVPPESIGSVRKSDKHSLEQWENEGLLQISGNRVGVLLLAGGQGTRLGVQYPKGMYNVGLPSQKTLYQIQAERIHKIQELADRKYGSKCTIPWYIMTSEFTLAPTEKFLKDNNYFGLEPSNIVMFEQRMIPAVTFDGKVILQGKGKIAMAPDGNGGLYQALVDNKVLEDMKKKGVEYLHVYCVDNILVKMADPVFIGFCVSKGADCGAKVVEKAYPTEPVGVVCRVRGVSQVVEYSEIQPETAELRGPGGELVYSAGNICNHFFTRAFLQEVTETFKDQLKQHVALKKVPFVDSCGNQVTPTKPNGIKMEKFVFDVFSFSRSFVVFEVVREDEFSPLKNADGAATDSPTTARNSLLAQHCRWAMAAGATLLDEHGNTLPPMASVSAGNNPPAQCEISPLLSYFGEGLEQLLKGRTLPTPFILDEKRAKELQAQ from the exons ATGCTTTCTTTGGAGCAGGTGAAGCAGAGTTTAGAGAGTGCAGGACAGTCTCACGTCCTGCAGTTCTGGCCGGAGCTGTGTGAGGTGGAGAGAGACACTTTGCTTCAGGAGCTGTCTCAGCTGGACCTTAAGGGACTGAAGGAGCACTGTGAAGGGGCTGCGGGGGCTGCTGCTTCCCCGTCTGACAGCCTGGATCAACACATAGAGCCGGTCCCTCCAGAGTCCATCGGCAGCGTGAGGAAGAGTGACAAACACTCTCTGGAACAGTGGGAAAATGAAG GGCTGTTGCAGATCTCAGGGAATCGAGTTGGAGTCCTCCTGTTGGCTGGAGGTCAGGGGACCCGTCTTGGTGTTCAGTATCCCAAAGGGATGTATAACGTTGGGCTCCCAAGCCAAAAAACCTTGTATCAAATTCAGGCAGAGCGTATTCACAAAATCCAGGAGCTGGCCGACAGAAAGTATGGCTCAAAATGCACCATTCCATG GTACATAATGACCAGTGAGTTCACTCTGGCTCCCACTGAGAAGTTCTTAAAGGACAACAACTATTTTGGTCTGGAGCCATCAAACATTGTTATGTTTGAACAACGAATGATACCAGCAGTGACCTTTGATGGAAAGGTCATCCTGCAGGGTAAAGGGAAGATAGCCATGGCCCCAG ATGGGAATGGTGGTCTGTACCAGGCACTGGTGGACAACAAGGTGCTGGAGGACATGAAGAAGAAGGGAGTGGAGTACCTGCATGTGTACTGTGTAGACAACATCCTGGTCAAAATGGCCGACCCTGTGTTTATTGGGTTCTGCGTGAGCAAAGGGGCTGACTGCGGAGCCAAG GTGGTGGAGAAGGCATACCCTACTGAGCCAGTGGGCGTGGTTTGCAGGGTCCGAGGCGTCTCTCAGGTTGTGGAGTACAGTGAGATTCAGCCAGAGACAGCTGAGCTCCGAGGACCTGGAGGGGAGTTGGTGTACAGTGCTGGAAACATCTGCAATCACTTCTTTACCAGGGCTTTCCTGCAGGAAGTGACAGA GACATTTAAAGATCAACTGAAACAACATGTTGCACTGAAGAAAGTGCCTTTTGTGGACTCGTGTGGGAATCAAGTTACACCCACCAAACCCAATGGCATAAAGATGGAGAAATTTGTTTTTGATGTCTTTTCATTCTCAAG GAGCTTTGTTGTGTTTGAGGTTGTGAGGGAGGATGAGTTTTCCCCTCTGAAAAATGCAGACGGAGCAGCAACAGACAGCCCGACTACAGCGAGAAACTCTTTGCTGGCTCAACACTGCCGCTGGGCCATGGCTGCAGGAGCTACACTTTTGGATGAACATGGGAATACCCTTCCTCCTATGGCCAG tGTATCAGCAGGGAACAATCCTCCAGCACAATGTGAGATTTCACCACTGCTCTCCTACTTTGGAGAG GGCCTGGAGCAGCTGCTGAAGGGAAGAACACTGCCAACTCCCTTCATTCTGGATGAAAAAAGGGCCAAAGAGCTTCAGGCTCAGTAA